The DNA sequence TTGTTATCGGGTGTGGAGTGGGTGGGGAGTCATTCGTGCTTTTGTCGGTGAGGCAGCAGCCGTAAGGACGTGTGTTAATTTTTGTGTGGCTTCATCCGGAACTTCCAAAAGGAGCTTCTTCAAAAGGAAAGGCATGGGCGGGACGGCTGAGAGGTGTGTACATGTTTGTTCCCTgtgcagtgtgtctgtgtgtgcatgtgtgtagtgTTTGCTTGTCTTCAAGAGTCCGGTGACATAGCAGCTAAGGTGTCTTTACAGACACGTACAGTGTACATCCAAGACTGATCGTGCTCCGCAGGATGCTCCTCAGGATGCTCCTCAGGCTCGAGATAGGTGACTGTGGGAGGGGGTCTGTGTCCCCGCTGCAGAACCACCTCAAAGGAAGGGGTTGTGGTTCTGTGCCAGTGACTCCGAGCGGGATGCAGATCGTGGTGAAAGGGGGAGCAGCGGCCGCGGGAGGTTGGATGGGAGGTCCAGGGTTCTGGCAGAGGGTTGTGtaagagaagaagggaggacGGACGGCTGTGGGGGCAGCGGGAGCGGCAGCGAAGGGCTGTAGGACACCATGTGAGGAGGTAGCGGCGATGTGGAGGATGACCTCATTTGGTTGAGGGTAAGGCGAGGATGGTCGCAGTGGAAAGGGTTGGTGGGAGACGGAGTGCTGAAACCTGAGAAGAAATTGAATCATTACAAATATTATCTGTTATTTaccaacattttttattttttttttggtaccTGAGAGGAAGGGGTTTTTGTGCATCTTGGTAGGTGGATTGGAGGGTATCAGAGCATCTAAATTGACCAGCGAGGCCCCTGTAGGACCCAGAAAGGCTTCCGGGGTTCGACATAGACGTGCAGATGGGGCACTGAGAGGGGGCGCCAGCCGGGAGAGGTCGGACATCTCAGGGCTGGACTCTTGTCCATTTATTTGGGGACTCAGCAGCGGGTCTTCCCCAAATGGATCTGGCATAGAATTGGCTGCTGTAAACGGGTCAGCATTCACCTTTGTTCTAAAGAGCTCAGTATctacaggagaagaagaaaaacggggaggaggagaagaagaagacatcCACTTCTCCAGAACCTAAATGATTCGCCTCTGTACCTGTAGGACTCGCGGACCGAGGAGAGGACACATCTTGGCGTGTGCGTCCAGGCTCTACATCCCAGGGGCCTTTGTAAGTGTCAGGGTGGGGCGGCCACGGATGGGGCGTGTCCGAGGAAGTAGGAGGTGGCATCCAACAGGTGTTGACAGGAGTGCTGGAGTGGACTTCTGTCAGAAGACACTTAAGggataaataaaaaagagaaacccGAAGGAGACGGCACAGGTCCGACGCCGTGACgcgacacacacctacagagtCCCAGGGGTCGGAGGTGACATCGCCGGGCGACTTTACGGCATCCCACAGGTCGTCGGGCTGAGGTGCAGGGTCAAATATGTCCACCAGGTCACGCATGACTGACTACAGATGCAACAGAGAAGACAGCAGAGTCACAAGATGGCTGTAATTCTACCCCAAACGCTCAGTGTGTAATGATCAATACTGCCCAACTCACATAACACATAAAGAGACGTCATTTTTATAAACACGCGATGGCACATCATATCGGCTGTAATCTAAATAGAGTACGACCTTGTAATAATGTCAGCGATGATTACAAGCTGCGGTGACCTTTCTATGAGACAGCcgtgcgctctgattggctcttTGACTGGCCAATTAGGgaagcagctgctgtgctgcaagATAAGGATTTCAGAGAAATATCACGCTGGGCTCAAGGTTAGAGGAGAGAAaatcccctctcctctcctcatctctcccctcccctcccctcctctcctctcccctcccctcctctcctctcctctcccctcccctcccctcccctcctctcctctcctctcccctcccctcctctcctctcctctcccctcccctcccctcccctcctctcccctcccctcccctctcctctcctcccctcccctcccctcctctcctcatctctcctctcctctcctcccctcccctcccctccccatctctcctctcctctcccctcccctcctctcccctcccctcctctcctctcctctcctctcctctcctctcccctcctctcctctcctctcctcccctctcctctcctctcccctcccctcctctcctctcctctcctctcctctcctctcccctctcctctcctcccctctcctctcctctcctctcctctcctctcctctcctctcctccccctcctctcctctcctctcctctcctctcctctcctctcccctcccctcccctcccctcctctcccctcccctcccctcccctcctctcccctcccctcccctcccctctcctctcctctcctcccctcccctcccctcctctcctcatctctcctctcctctcccctcccctccccatctctcctctcccctcccctcccctcctctcctctcccctcccctcctctcccctcccctcctctcctctcctctcctcccctctcctctcctctcccctcctctcctctcctctcctctcctctcctctcctctcctctcctctcctctcctctcctctcctcctaccctccccctcccctctcctctcctcctaccctccccctcccctcccctcccctcccctcccctctcctctcctctcctctcctctcctctcctctcctctcctctcctctcctctcctctcatccctcccaAACTATTCTCTGATCTACTGATCTACAAACCTACAAACATACCCACATAGCTCTCTGAAAAAActgcacatccacacacacacacacacacacacgcacgcacgcacgcacgcacacacacacacacacgcacgcacacacacacaccctcctgttCTCCTGACCGTCTGTCATTCCCGTCTCTGGCCTGCAGGGAAGACATTGCAATGTCACAAGTTTGGCAAAAGGGTTCTGAGTTCTAAAGCGGTGCAGGAGGTGAGAAGAGCAGAGGCTCAAACTTCAAATCTGCACGCCGTGATGAGCGGAGGGTTGTGTCCTGTttggctcaggctcaggctggAGTTGTTTGTCCTCAGCCATTGCTATGGTAACAAGAATAAGATTGGCTAGCTGCACGGAGGTGGGCGAGTGTTCAGTTtcgggttgttttttttaacacgaTTGTAATCGCCAGCACCATCAGGGAGGCGAGctgcgtgtgtttatgtgtccGTTTCTACCTTCTGACTCTCCTCCCTGCTCATCGCCAGggccagctggagctgcagctcctcctcgccGCTCGTCTGAGGTCGGGCCTGCTCCAGGTCTGAGGCAGCGCGAGGAGATGAGGATGACGCTGATAAAAGAAGCACGAAGCAGCTTGAGGGGTGAGCACATGAAGAGAGCAAATGATGTGGAAACATGGGACGTGTTGCAGAGAACGCATGGGTCCGGAGCATTGATTGGGCCTCTGTGCAGTAAATGGTCAAGACgactgcagcacagacacaacGTCTCCACCTCAAACCTTTAGTTTTACCAGGATACAATGGAGTGTCGCTGTCGAGGCGTCCTGTTTTCTAATTTAGCGTTTCGGGTCACCTTCACCGCTGTGTCTGGATTAAACGGTTGCCCCTGGAAGCTCCAGTTGTATTGAGTGTATTTTTAATCTTACACACAGTCAAGTCCAAAATGGTGATAATCCAAAGCCTTCCTTCGGGATTGGCGGCCTCAATTTTTCACAAAACGCGTCAACGCAGTTCTGTAAGTGTGGatataaacacagacagacggacgtaCGGACAGAACTCACAGttgaaggaggaaggagaaccTCTGGAGCGACTGAGCTCCTCCCCATATAGCACCGCCATGCTGGGTTGGCTTGTTCGCCTGCCGGGGTGATAGGATGGGGGTATTCCTCCATAcacgctgccgccgccgccgccgccgccgccgccgccgccgccgctaccgccgccgccgctgcctcctcctctgctgctgccccccccggCCATGCGCTCTTTGGTCTTCAGGGCTTGGCTCCTCTCCTGGTGCAGCCGCTCCTCGTCCCGGAGGAGACACACCAGCTGGCGTGCTTTTTCTCTCACGTTGGCCCCCTGGTCTCGACCGTCACGGTCCACGTACTGAAAGTCACGTAGCGTCTGAAGCGCAAGATGAGAGGAGATAAGGAGCCACAACCTTTCTTCTATGTTCCAGTTGGCTTGAAGAAATAGGGAACTTCTCAGGTTTAAGCATGTTTGCTTGGAGAATAAAGCTCCGGATGGCGATGGTACCTGGATGGTGAAGGCATTCTCGCAGCATTGCTGAGCCACTCGCTCTGAGCCCGTCTTCAGCAGGTAATCCAGCAGAGTCAGGGCCTGAAGGACGAAAGCAAGTCTTACTGGGGTTCGCAGGTGGGCGTGCAGATCGCTGGAAAGCCACCAAAAGGTTCCGCACCTTATAGACGTGCCTCCAGTTCTTGCCGCTGTCGTTGAGCCGTTTCCACACCATCCCCATGACCTCAGCAAACGCCACTACATTAAAGGTCAGGTCCGCAATCTCTGACATAAGCGAGGACGACGGGCCCCACGGGTCGTTGGAGGTGGCCTCGCGAACCTGTAGAGGATCCACAGAGACACCCTGACGCTCACCTGAACACGCCCACATGAGCGGACGGCGTCGACCGGGCGGCGCCGGGGTTTGCGTGCGATACCTTGATTTCCGCTTCGGAGTAGTTGTGCACAATATTCTTCACTTGCCGACGCAGGGCTGCGGTTGTCATGGCGACGGGCGGCGGGGGATGCGGAGGGGGAGGGAGTGCGCTCggcggagggagagaggacggagagggagaaggggcaGAGTcaaagggggagagaagaaggtGAGTCTATGGTGCTGGCATCTCTGTCGGGACAGGACGCTGCTGTCAGAAACAGAAGTGGGCACTGATGTGGGTTAacctgtcggggggggggggttagagctAAAACTGCTGCATTTCAACATTTGtccctcttcttcatctgaaTCCCTCAAACGGAGGGTGAGACAAACTGTTCACACTCATACCTAAGGTGAGTCTAGAGCTGCCTGCTTTccgactgtgggaggaagccagacaGAACCCACGGAGCCCCTGACCACCttcgaacccagaaccttcttgtcTTTTCTGATTGCCTCTTCTGGTTGCCTGGCAACCCCCCACTTTAACGCGACTGTTCCCAAAAAACCTGCCCATCGGAACCAGTCAGTGAATGCACCATTCTGCCCGAAAGGAGCAAACATCAGCAGAAGCACGGAGGAAATGAGatgcagagaggagacagaggaccAGAGCAAGACTGACACGGttcgtgcacgtgcacgtgaccGGGACACAGTCACAGTGCACAGGGCATGAGATACTGGCGAGGGAAGCTCAGCAACATCAGCATGGATCGGCTTTCTGCACAatcatcttctccctctctctctaacacacacacacgcacacacacacacacacacacagggaaggTAAAgattttcaatttttttaaCTTAATTACAATTTGAAAATAGCTGTGAAAATAGCTGTACAAAAGTATAGCTGTAATGTCTTTTAGCCAATGTCGCCATGCTCTCAGTGACACCAAAACCAGCCAACCACAGACTATTTGGAGACTTGCTATGTGATTTTATCCACCAGTGTCTGACTTT is a window from the Takifugu rubripes chromosome 17, fTakRub1.2, whole genome shotgun sequence genome containing:
- the epn3b gene encoding epsin-3 isoform X3, whose product is MTTAALRRQVKNIVHNYSEAEIKVREATSNDPWGPSSSLMSEIADLTFNVVAFAEVMGMVWKRLNDSGKNWRHVYKALTLLDYLLKTGSERVAQQCCENAFTIQTLRDFQYVDRDGRDQGANVREKARQLVCLLRDEERLHQERSQALKTKERMAGGGSSRGGGSGGGGSGGGGGGGGGGGGSVYGGIPPSYHPGRRTSQPSMAVLYGEELSRSRGSPSSFNSSSSSPRAASDLEQARPQTSGEEELQLQLALAMSREESQKSVMRDLVDIFDPAPQPDDLWDAVKSPGDVTSDPWDSVEVHSSTPVNTCWMPPPTSSDTPHPWPPHPDTYKGPWDVEPGRTRQDVSSPRSASPTDTELFRTKVNADPFTAANSMPDPFGEDPLLSPQINGQESSPEMSDLSRLAPPLSAPSARLCRTPEAFLGPTGASLVNLDALIPSNPPTKMHKNPFLSGFSTPSPTNPFHCDHPRLTLNQMRSSSTSPLPPHMVSYSPSLPLPLPPQPSVLPSSLTQPSARTLDLPSNLPRPLLPLSPRSASRSESLAQNHNPFL
- the epn3b gene encoding epsin-3 isoform X2: MRGSSVALRRQVKNIVHNYSEAEIKVREATSNDPWGPSSSLMSEIADLTFNVVAFAEVMGMVWKRLNDSGKNWRHVYKALTLLDYLLKTGSERVAQQCCENAFTIQTLRDFQYVDRDGRDQGANVREKARQLVCLLRDEERLHQERSQALKTKERMAGGGSSRGGGSGGGGSGGGGGGGGGGGGSVYGGIPPSYHPGRRTSQPSMAVLYGEELSRSRGSPSSFNSSSSSPRAASDLEQARPQTSGEEELQLQLALAMSREESQKSVMRDLVDIFDPAPQPDDLWDAVKSPGDVTSDPWDSVVHSSTPVNTCWMPPPTSSDTPHPWPPHPDTYKGPWDVEPGRTRQDVSSPRSASPTDTELFRTKVNADPFTAANSMPDPFGEDPLLSPQINGQESSPEMSDLSRLAPPLSAPSARLCRTPEAFLGPTGASLVNLDALIPSNPPTKMHKNPFLSGFSTPSPTNPFHCDHPRLTLNQMRSSSTSPLPPHMVSYSPSLPLPLPPQPSVLPSSLTQPSARTLDLPSNLPRPLLPLSPRSASRSESLAQNHNPFL
- the epn3b gene encoding epsin-3 isoform X1; translation: MRGSSVALRRQVKNIVHNYSEAEIKVREATSNDPWGPSSSLMSEIADLTFNVVAFAEVMGMVWKRLNDSGKNWRHVYKALTLLDYLLKTGSERVAQQCCENAFTIQTLRDFQYVDRDGRDQGANVREKARQLVCLLRDEERLHQERSQALKTKERMAGGGSSRGGGSGGGGSGGGGGGGGGGGGSVYGGIPPSYHPGRRTSQPSMAVLYGEELSRSRGSPSSFNSSSSSPRAASDLEQARPQTSGEEELQLQLALAMSREESQKSVMRDLVDIFDPAPQPDDLWDAVKSPGDVTSDPWDSVEVHSSTPVNTCWMPPPTSSDTPHPWPPHPDTYKGPWDVEPGRTRQDVSSPRSASPTDTELFRTKVNADPFTAANSMPDPFGEDPLLSPQINGQESSPEMSDLSRLAPPLSAPSARLCRTPEAFLGPTGASLVNLDALIPSNPPTKMHKNPFLSGFSTPSPTNPFHCDHPRLTLNQMRSSSTSPLPPHMVSYSPSLPLPLPPQPSVLPSSLTQPSARTLDLPSNLPRPLLPLSPRSASRSESLAQNHNPFL
- the epn3b gene encoding epsin-3 isoform X4, producing MRGSSVALRRQVKNIVHNYSEAEIKVREATSNDPWGPSSSLMSEIADLTFNVVAFAEVMGMVWKRLNDSGKNWRHVYKALTLLDYLLKTGSERVAQQCCENAFTIQTLRDFQYVDRDGRDQGANVREKARQLVCLLRDEERLHQERSQALKTKERMAGGGSSRGGGSGGGGSGGGGGGGGGGGGSVYGGIPPSYHPGRRTSQPSMAVLYGEELSRSRGSPSSFNSSSSSPRAASDLEQARPQTSGEEELQLQLALAMSREESQKSVMRDLVDIFDPAPQPDDLWDAVKSPGDVTSDPWDSVEVHSSTPVNTCWMPPPTSSDTPHPWPPHPDTYKGPWDVEPGRTRQDVSSPRSASPTDPFGEDPLLSPQINGQESSPEMSDLSRLAPPLSAPSARLCRTPEAFLGPTGASLVNLDALIPSNPPTKMHKNPFLSGFSTPSPTNPFHCDHPRLTLNQMRSSSTSPLPPHMVSYSPSLPLPLPPQPSVLPSSLTQPSARTLDLPSNLPRPLLPLSPRSASRSESLAQNHNPFL